CGGAGGTTATCTGTAATGAGCCCTCAGATGAAAAGTCTGTTAAATTTCCCTTTTCAGCTAGTTTTTTAACCCGATATGGATTTTTGTAAGTTATGCATCTCTTTTTTCGAGCTCACAACTCTCAGTTTTGATGCATGGATAGGTCTGATGTTTATAGCTTTGGAGTAGTACTGTGGGAGCTTGCCACACAAAAGATCCCATGGGATACACTTAACGAAATGCAGGTTTTTTTTCCTTACTTTATCCAATCTTATATAGTGTTAGTGACTTACTGTGGAGCttgttcttgaaatttttgtCATAACTGATTCAGTAGTAGGATTTACTTGTTCACAAAACGTATTTAAAAAACACCTCCACCTCCTGCAAACGTATTTAAAAAACACTAAGATAATACCAGTTAGCAAGTGAAGAAATTATACACTTACATTCTTTACAAGAGCATCAAAGTTTCACATGTCATCTACAAGTGATAGTTTACAAAGCATCCCCAGTTTTGTGGCTCTCCAGGTTATCGGAGCTGTGGGTTTCATGGACCGACGACTTGAGATTCCAGAAGACATAGATTCTCAATGGGCTTCTATAATCAGGATATGCTGGCACAGGTAATTGTTTAGTGGCGAATTCTTTTTTGATCAATTTAAATTTCTTTTGGTAGTCTCAATTAGAccaatttaaaatttaaaattgatTTTGTTGTTTATCCATTTCGTTTTGACCTTTATATCTTTCttgtcatttttttcttatttgtatTTTTCAATTTGACAAACTAGTGATCCAAAATGTCGACCAACATTCGAGGAACTGTTGGATAAGTTGAAAATTCTGCAGAGGCACTATTCCTGCCAAAAGCCCAAAGGAGATACCAGGTTAGGTCATAATATAAAACAGAGAGAGAAAGCGCACCAAGAGGTGGTTGACTGACTCGGTCGTGTATACTCTATAGTTGATTGATGATTTTACCCTCTGGATGTAAAGGTTAAGAAAGTATCATACTAGTTTTTTTTGGAGTTTACCATCTTCTTACGTTTTTGCTTAGGCGGTTTCTGATTATATATTTGCTGTAATATAGCATAGTCGTTAAAATGTTGTTTTAATTTTGTTAACATCTTCACCAGTTTAATGTAGTCATAGCCTTGTTGTAACTTGTAAGGCTCAATCTTGTATTCATACAACATGGACTCCTATAGTTCCATTGTTCTTCAATAAGATAAAATGCCATAAAGTGTTTCTGTGTTGTTGTCTTTCGGTGTTGTCAGGTATGCCTTGCTGAGTAATCCGGTGAAAAGAACTAAGTTTTGaaagaaggaaaaatgaaaaacaaaaaacttcGCAAAGTAATTGGTAAAACAAGTTTCAAGGTTCAGAACTTCAGATTCGGCACAAAGTGCGCAAGACAAATTTAACCGCCTACAACAACCAACGGCAGGAAGGACACAAAACGACAAATCAAAGAGTTAAGACCGACCTTGACCCTCCTAATGGGGTTTCGCTAGGAACAAAATGATTGATGTAAAGTGACCTTGGTCCTTGGCCTTCCTCATTGGGCACTACTTAATAAGCAGCCAGAGACTGGATCCTGTATGAGATTGGCGGGAGAGACGACACGAAAAGCAAAAAAGAACTTGGCAAATACACCGCTAATCCATCATCGTtcatcgtctttttttttttctttttttttgtttgcctcTAGGATAATACATGGAAACCTCATCATCACAgccggaagaagaagaagatgaacatctgcttttattgaagagaatacaacaacttgaatctggAAATGTTAGGTTGCGTCAATCCAAAATCTCACTCAATTTCACCTCACCATTCAGCCGATCCAAGAAGAATAATAGATGATACTCCGAATCCTAGAAGAAGATTTGGAGCTGGACCTGGATCATTAATAGGTTCAGAATTTACTCATTTGCAGTGTTTGAATATCCTGGAGTCAGTTGGTCAATCAGTCCATGCATTTGATGCATATGGCCGTATTACTTACTGGTAAGTTCATTTGACTACATTTTCATTTATGGCTGTTCAAGCGGTGGGAATCTgagttttggtttgtttttgccAGTTTTtagatttctagggtttctgGATTGAACTTAGATTAAAACTGTTGATTTGAAACTTAAAATTACAATATAATTGCAACTAAATAATGCTCAGCAATTTGAGAATTTTTTACAGAATTTTGGGAATACTGAGGTGCATAGAGCAGGTTTTGCATATATGATTAATTTGGATTCAGTTTTGCATATATGCTCAACAATTTGAGAATTATCTTGCAAACTGTATATATCTGGTTAAATCTTCATTAGTCGTTGAAGACAGTATAAGAAAGTATCTTTGCTTTGCACCATAAAGACGTGGGCGTCGGTCTAAAAATAGTTTTTTCTATTTTTACGAAGGTATTACTTGTAAAAAGGCTTCGGCATCCAAATGTACTACTTTTTATGGGAGCAGTAACTTCACCTCTTCATGTGTGCATTGTCACAGAGTACCTACCATGGTTCTTTCTCCACTTGTTCTTCTGAAAACATGAAAAATATGGCAGAGTTATTTGATTCATGCAATTGGTTTTACTTTATCCGACATTGCATTACCTTTcctcttttgttgattttttctGTTGTTTCTGTCATGCATATTCTGTTAGAATTTTGGCTCTTAATCACCGTTACTAAGACCTAAACATGATTCTAGCTTAACCGTATGCTGAAAACATATTTGACCTGAGTATTAACATGTTTTACAGATCACATAAACTCCATATATACCAAGCATATTCAGTTCATAAACAACTTAACAACAACACCAAACATGTTTTGTAGCTTCAACACATTTGGCATGgaatggtttagaagaagaaataaatgatCTCTTTACTAATAAGTTAATGACTTGGACTTCTATTTCTATTGCCTCATCCTTCATGCTTGAAGGATGGATAAAACGGGTTCTGTTTTTACTGCAAAGCTAGAAGAGAGTCTGTCATGCTGGCCACATGTCTCTCTAATTTTTCCATCATGAGTTAGAGAGACGCACCTCATTGCTACATGGGGAAGCTCACTAGTTATCATTAACCTTAAGATAATCTTTAGTGCATGATTAAACATAAACACTCCTTGATACGGATTACTACTAGTCCAGCTTAACTTAATCTCATAAAGGATTAGCTTAGACTAATTTTCATTGTTGCAGCAAACCATAAAAAGCCAATATATTCAACTTACTTGATTTACGATCTGTATTGTATGCAGTGGAAATTTGTTTCAGTTGCTTCGACGTAAGACTGCTAGATTAGATTCGAGGCGTCGTGCTCTCATGGCTGTGGACATTGTATGTAGAGTGGAATTTTGTTGTTTGCTATATTCTGAAATCTGATACCTTTTCGTTTCATGCTGTTAACAGCTACTTCTGTATTTTTATGTTCTTTTCAATGCACTTCAACACATGTCTTTGTCTTCCAATCTAACTGGTAAAAATAGGTCTTCTTTATCCGTGAATCATGCGTCAGTTTTTTCTGAACGTTCAATAGGCACGAGGTTTGAATTATCTTCATCGTTGCAATCCGCCAATAATCCACCGCGATTTGAAGTCATCAAACTTGTTGGTTGATAAGAACTGGAACGTGAAGGTATTTATTTTTAGACTTCACTTTCTTGTCTTTCTGTAGAGATGTTACACAGACTTACAGTAGAGAGAAACGTCACATAATCACTTTCCTCATATTTTGATTAGGTTGGTGATTTTGGTCTCTCCCGCTACAAAAACGGGGAAAGGGATGGTATATATTGGAACTTTTCCTTGAGTGCTGTTTGTTTCCTCCTTTGGTTTTCTAAAACTAAGTTGGTTGGTaagttaattatttttatttgggGTCTCAGAAGTCTATCACAACCTTACTGATTATCTCTACCTCCCCTCCCTGCAGCCACAGTGGAAGGCTCCGGAGGTTATCCGTAATGAGCCCTCAGATGAGAAGTAGGTTCACTTTCTTTTTTCCAGTTAATCTTCGTTAATGCGATATTTCTAACTGATCCCCTTTTTCGAGCTCAACAACGGTCTCTTTTATAATGCATGAGTACATGTTTATAGCTTTGGAGTAGTGGTGTGGGAACTTGCCACACAGAGGATCCATTGGGAGACGCTAAACACGATACAGGTATATTCTTGGTTGTCCTTTTTTTATAGGGCCACTAAGAAGCTTGTTCTTGGAAAAGTGAAATTCATTTCTAATTCAGTAGTAAGATCTGCCTGTTGATGATCGACTTTATAGTTACCTAGATCAAAAGTCTTCCAATATGTTATAGTAGCGAATGAAGAAATTCTACACGTTCATACTTCATAACAACATCGAAACTTTTTCCACATCTCATTTATGTGTGACGCTAATTACAGAAAATCTACTGTTTCATCGGGGATATGTAGGTGATTGGAGCTGTGGGTTTCATGGACCGACGGATTGAGATTCCAGAAGACACAGATCCTTATTGGGCTTCTCTAATTGAGAGGTGCTGGCACAGGTAATCGTCTTGTTACATGTTTTTTTGTTAATCAATCTTGATTTCACTTGGTGCTTTGGTAGTCCTTAGTACATGGGTTTAGTTTACTAGCCAAGTTGGCAAGATTTCATTCACCTATCCATTTTGACTTGGatatctttcttctctttttgtaCTTTTCTATTTGACGAACTAGTGATCCAAATGCCGTCCAACATTCGAGGAACTGCTGGACAAGTTAAAAGTACTACAAAAGCATTATCAAGTTCAAAAGCACGAGCAAGTACCACGTTAGCCTAGGGCGACTAATTAAACACCAAATATTGACATTTTGGATTGAATCTCAACACACATTCTAACACATCCAGGAGCAAGGAAcaaaaaagggaaaagaaaaagaatagagAAAGTAGCAAGATGTAGATGAATAATTCATTCTTATACTTCATCGTTGACAATTTCAGAGTTAATGGATTTGCATTCATATTGATTGTATTGCAAAATGATTGGACGAATTATGTTAACATCTGTGTCGGTTTTAACGTAGGGCTATGGTCCTTGAGTCTTGTATATGACTTCAAAATGTACTCTTATTCTCTATCCATGATCAATGTAGGATTCGTTCTTCCTGAGATAAAATGAAATCACAATGTGGaacatttttctttctttctttggtcTCGTGTCTTTCTCTTGAGCCTTGACATCGTATATGAGAGAGTCTTCCATCACCCGAACACAAAATGACACTGTAGCTAATTAACCACGTGGCATGGGTTCCACAAACCACTGTAAACGAGACAGACAGACAGACGGATGAGTGTTGGGAATGGCGGGAGCGACAGAAGATTACTGGTAAAGAAGTTGATAAGCAAAAAAACGGCAAAAACATCCAAAACAAGAAACCATACAAaatctgaagaagaaaaagaagacggaGATCTaggtcttcatcttcttctgagATCAACACGAAACCCtaacataactttttttttttttattctttttctctcCCTCTCCTTCTCTAGTCTTTGGATCGATGGATGGAGTTCCACGATctccaaaagaagaagaaaaacgtttGTTGCTTCTAAAACGGATACAACAGCTTGAATCTGAAAATGCACATCTTCAACGACAATTCTCCAATTTGGCTCATTCCAGAGTACCAAGATCTCACTCAAATTCACCTCACCAATGGCAATTGGCTCACCCAAACAGAAATTATGCCGGTAGCAGTCGTGATTCTCGAACTCTACTACCAGCAAACGGTTTGTTGAATTTTAGTCAGAAGCAGTATTTTGATATCTTGGAGTCATTGGGTCAATCAGTTCATATTGTAGATCTCAGGGACCGCATTGTGTACTGGTAGGTTTTACTTCCTCATTTTTTTTCCTAATTGAATCTTTGATTATACCACTAGAAGTTAGAATGTCAGTTAGTCCTTATCCATAACACATTGGGGGATATCTCATTGTACAGGAATAAAGGGGCGGAAAAACTATATTGTCATTCTGCTTCTGAAGCGCTTGGTCATAGTAATGTTAAGCTCCTAACTGATGTCCAATACTATGATGatgcaattgagattatatcaaatAATAACGCCGGCCAAAAATACACTGGGACATTCCCTGTGAAGAATAAGCTAGGGAAACGATTCGTAGTAATTGTAACCAATAGCCCATTCTATGACGATTTTGGAAATTTAGTTGGGGTTGTTTCTTGCTCTGTTGATTCGAAACCCTTTCACCGAGAAGCTCAATGTCAGTCTTCAGAGTTCTATCCCAGTCCCAGCTCTAGCCAGCCTACAAGTGGGTTGGCAAATAAATCGGATGTTGATTCTCATTTGCCTCTGCAAGCTGGGATTGCTTCTAAAATATCAAATTTGGTAAGTTTAATCTTAATTTGATTCTTTTACATACATGAAAATGAATATTTATGTGCATGTTCTATGGCCTCGTTTATTTTGGCGTCTCCTAATTGATCGAATAATAAAACAGGCATCTCGAATGACCAACAAAATCAGGTCAAAAATGAAGACTGGTGATAATGCCTTGGTTAATGAAAGCCGGAGAAGAGATGGCCAGTATTTTAATCAAAGCCTCTCAGAAACTGTTCTCTCCGACCATAGGAAGGATCCAACTTTTAGTGAAGCTGGCTCGTCTAGAGGAGACATTCCACCATCTCccttgggtgtttcttttgaagaTACGCCTAGAGAAAATTTCAGTACTTCTGGGggtgaaggtgaaggtgaaggCAAAATTGGGATCCTCAAGGACATAAGTTCTAGGGCAGAGGCTTGGATTAGCAAGAAGAGCATGTCATGGCAATGGTTGGATCATGAACGCGAACCTGACTTCGATCAAAAAAATTGTTCTGGTAACTACGAAAAAACAGAAACCCAGGTTGCAGAAAATGACCCATTTGGGAATGAAGCGTCTACTTCAATGTCCTCATTTTCTCATGCCAACAGCACCAGTACTGTAAGTAGCAGCATCAGTACTAGCAGTAGTCCTCTTTATAAGTTTGACACGGAAACAGATTCTTTGCATTTTGAAATCATGTGGGAAGACTTGGCAATCGGTGCACAAATAGGGCATGGTAATGAATATTTTCACTACTGCTGGtatttttgtcaatgttattaAGGAAGAGTTTTCTTATCTTTAAACTCTTAATGCTGGTCTCAGGTTCATGTGGAACTGTGTATCGTGGTTTATGGTGTGGCTCGGTATGTTTATTATTCCCTTAAACTTCTTTTGCAATTGCACATTATTGTTCCTATATTTGTGGCTCAAATGGCTATTTTATGAGCTTTCTAAATCGTGCTCACGTGCATAAAGGTGATGATGGTGCAAATACTTCCGGTTGTTTTTCATCTTGCAGGATGTTGCAATAAAAGAATTTTTCAAGTTTGAGTACTCAGATGACTTACTGCATTCTTTCAGGCAAGAGGTAGTTTTTGGACGAACTATAGTTgatatctaaaaaaaataaaggtaCTGTTTATATGCCATGCCGTTAAAGGATTAAAACCTGTTCAGATATAGATTTCCATTCAAGTGCATGAGAGCAAGAAGAAGACATTCCAAATGGATCAAGATAGTAATATGCTACAGAGAAATACTTAATAATATTTTGTATTAATATAATATCTTGTTCAGATTTCTTACTGCCAACAAAGTGTTGGTTGGAGTAGTTGCACATTTTGTGCATTCTAATCATATAGTGTAAGGGGAATATAAAGGACTAATAGTTGATTCCCAGTGAAACTCTCACCCCATATCCGTCATCAGCAGAAAAATAATGGCGTGATTGATCTTTTTTACTACGGGTAAAGTTTTACTAATTGCTAATGGGGCGATATATGAGATATTTTTTGCTACGGGGATAATTGACAAGGTGATAAGATCGACCCATACTATCAGATTGCATGTATGTGGTCTCCAAAGATCATGGCATTATGTTAACCGATTGCTCATTACAGAAATTTGAGTAATACTCGTAgtcataaatatacttttgatggTATCTTCAATGTTGCACTACAAAGTCATGGGTCTAAATCTAAACTGTATTTGATTTATTTCACCAAGGTGTTACTTATGAAGAGACTACGACATCCGAATGTGCTACTTTTCATGGGAGCAGTGACTTCGCCTCAGCATCTTTGCATTGTCATGGAGTACCTCCCATGGTTCGTTCTCCACTTGTTCTTCTGAGAGCTTGGAATTTTTATAGAGTAATTTGATTCATGAGTTTTTGTCCCATTCTTTGTAAATTGTTTCAGTTAACTCAGTTCAGGTGATCGTTGTATTTATGCTACTAAGTACTAACTTGGTTTACGGTTTATGAATCTATGCAGTGGAAGTTTGTTTCAGTTGCTTCGATGTAACACTGCTAGATTAAATTGGAGGCGCCGTGCTCTCATGGCTGTGGATATTGTATGTGCTGTTGGCTATTTCTATTATAATGGATAATTCTTACGTTATTGGGTATCAGATTTTAATAATCTATGTTACCATGGAAGTGCAATAGTAGAACCTGACACTGCAATATATGTCTTCTACCTCTAGTCTAGCTGGAACTTTTACATTTATTGAGCATCATTTGTTGTCCAACCCTTATGTAGGCACAAGGTATGAATTACCTTCATCGCTGCAACCCACCAGTTATCCATCGTGATTTGAAGTCATCAAATTTGCTGGTTGATAAGAACTGGAATGTGAAGGTAGCTGTTTTCTTCTTACCAATTTATACTTCTATGTCCTATCTTTCTCAATAAATTACTCGTCTTATAGTAAGGGTAAACGCCATGTATTCAATTGCCTTTTGTTTGCGTTAGGTTGGTGATTTTGGTCTCTCACGACTCAAACATGCAACATATCTCACAACAAAGACAGGGAAAGGAACGGTATGCTGTGTAACTTTTCCTGAGATGCTATCCGGTGGCTCTATTGGATCTTAGCACTGAGTTGGTTTTATTGTCTAAGATTCTAATTTGGGTTTGTTTACTCAATCACAATCACTTTCCTAAATGTCAATCCATCCTTCTATTCATGTCCTCTTTTACCCTTGCAGCCACAGTGGATGGCTCCAGAGGTTATTCGTAGTGAGCCGTCAGACGAGAAGTAGGTTCAAGTTTGTTTACTACTACAGTTCCTTTCTCAACCTGATTAGGTTTCCCCGTTCTTGAACTTAATAAGTATCATAGTTTTAATGCTTGAGCATTGCAGGTCTGATGTTTATAGCTTTGGAGTAGTGCTATGGGAGCTTGCCACTCAAAAGATCCCTTGGGATACACTGAACCCGATGCAGGTTTTTCTTTACTCCGTCCAATTTTTCTAGTCTTAAAACTGTATTCAGTTAATGATTTAATAGTAGATCTGCTTGTTAACGACTGAAGATGCAGTCACCTAGAGAACAAGCATTTGAGTAAATCAAAGTTAGATATGATAAAATAGCAAATGGAACTGTTAAGCACTTTCATACTTGTTCTACATGTCAACAAGTATGAAATTTTTTTCAGGTGATTGGAGCTGTGGGTTTCATGGACCGACGGCTTGAGATTCCAGAGGACTTAAATCCACTTTGGGCTTCTCTAATTGAGAGCTGTTGGCACAGGTAGTTATATTCCAATATTGCAACTCATTTATATTGACTTGATTTGAATTTCTCGCAGTAGTCCATTAAAGTTGCAATTTGATATTATTCTGTATTCTATCGGTTTTTGACATAAAGTTTTCTATGTATCCTAGTGATCTGAAATGCCGGCCAACATTCGAGGAACTGCTGGAGAAGCTGAAAGCTCTACTAAGACAGTACTCAATTCAAAAGCCCAAAGCAAACATTACGCTAGGTCAGGGGGATTGATAAAAGAAAAGGTAATGTCATGATGGATTTGAATCACCACATACATTCTAGCACGTATGCCCAGAAAAGGAGataaaggaaacaagaaaggatagCAGCAAGAAGTGGGTTCATATAATTCCATAATGCTTTCAACTCCGGAACTGAGATTCAAaggtacttttttttttggatccaTGGTTCAGGTGGTTGGATTTACTTTCACTTTATCTTTGTTTAAGCAGTTTTGCTTTTATGTTTTCAGTATTATAATCATCATATAGTGTAGGTTATAGGCCTCGAGTCTTGTATGTATTTAAATTGCAGAATGTGACTATAGAATACGGAAGTATCTTGGTCAATCTGTGATTCTGTGTctttgtgtttggttaattctgaaatttcttagGTAAAATATGCCTATTGTCTGGTGAAGAAAACTGAGTTTGAGAAGAGCAACTTCAACCCACTATTATTTGAAAGCAGTGGCTGAATTGAGCACCCACTTAAAGAAGGTAAGAAAGAGGTATCAGGTCTGAATCTTGTGGTAATATCTGTTGGCTTCATGTGCTAGGTAGTAGGGTTGCTTATTGGTTTAAATATTGAGCAACTAGTTTAAGATTCTATTAATTACACAGAGCAGCTAGTTTGCTAAGACTCAAGTATAGAGATGGctgattttgtcattttttttaaaTGCTAGTGTGGGGAggaaaaatcaaaacatgattaggCAAATTTGAAGAAGAGGACGAAGTTCTGAGTTAACAGAAATGAAAATGTCAAGACTGAGTAAAGCGCAGTTGCATCATATTTTGTTTGACCCTTCTTTAGTCCCGAGGTATAATGATCTCATATGTGCACCCCACCAATTGTCCCCTATGATTGAAGTCATCGGATCGGTCCAGAGGAATTGGGCTGTGAAGGTATATAAATTTATAATTTTTTGTAGTTACTTCTCTTCCTCATTGTGCTAATTTTGTAGTAGTAACTAGAAacatcctttttcttttttttttctttttcttttgaggtTGGTGATTTTGGTTTATCGCAAACATGCAACTTATATCACAACAAAGACAGCAAATGTAACGGTATCTAGAAACTTTCTCAAGTCCTACTTTATTCCTCTCTAATTTTTGAACCATGTTGCTTTCTAGTTTCTAGTCTAAATATGCGTCGTGGTTTTTTATTGAATTACTTACATGTCTGGATAGAAACTTACccttttgttcttatttttcccCTGCAGCCACAGTGGATGGAGTTTATCGTTGGCGAGCCATCAGATAAGAAGTACGATCTAAATTTTCAATTGTCCATTAATGGCAGGTT
This DNA window, taken from Papaver somniferum cultivar HN1 chromosome 3, ASM357369v1, whole genome shotgun sequence, encodes the following:
- the LOC113358104 gene encoding probable serine/threonine-protein kinase drkA, producing MLGCVNPKSHSISPHHSADPRRIIDDTPNPRRRFGAGPGSLIGSEFTHLQCLNILESVGQSVHAFDAYGRITYCGNLFQLLRRKTARLDSRRRALMAVDIARGLNYLHRCNPPIIHRDLKSSNLLVDKNWNVKVGDFGLSRYKNGERDATVEGSGGYP
- the LOC113358102 gene encoding probable serine/threonine-protein kinase roco5 isoform X1 — encoded protein: MDGVPRSPKEEEKRLLLLKRIQQLESENAHLQRQFSNLAHSRVPRSHSNSPHQWQLAHPNRNYAGSSRDSRTLLPANGLLNFSQKQYFDILESLGQSVHIVDLRDRIVYWNKGAEKLYCHSASEALGHSNVKLLTDVQYYDDAIEIISNNNAGQKYTGTFPVKNKLGKRFVVIVTNSPFYDDFGNLVGVVSCSVDSKPFHREAQCQSSEFYPSPSSSQPTSGLANKSDVDSHLPLQAGIASKISNLASRMTNKIRSKMKTGDNALVNESRRRDGQYFNQSLSETVLSDHRKDPTFSEAGSSRGDIPPSPLGVSFEDTPRENFSTSGGEGEGEGKIGILKDISSRAEAWISKKSMSWQWLDHEREPDFDQKNCSGNYEKTETQVAENDPFGNEASTSMSSFSHANSTSTVSSSISTSSSPLYKFDTETDSLHFEIMWEDLAIGAQIGHGSCGTVYRGLWCGSDVAIKEFFKFEYSDDLLHSFRQEVLLMKRLRHPNVLLFMGAVTSPQHLCIVMEYLPCGSLFQLLRCNTARLNWRRRALMAVDIAQGMNYLHRCNPPVIHRDLKSSNLLVDKNWNVKVGDFGLSRLKHATYLTTKTGKGTPQWMAPEVIRSEPSDEKSDVYSFGVVLWELATQKIPWDTLNPMQVIGAVGFMDRRLEIPEDLNPLWASLIESCWHSDLKCRPTFEELLEKLKALLRQYSIQKPKANITLGQGD
- the LOC113358102 gene encoding probable serine/threonine-protein kinase roco5 isoform X2; this encodes MDGVPRSPKEEEKRLLLLKRIQQLESENAHLQRQFSNLAHSRVPRSHSNSPHQWQLAHPNRNYAGSSRDSRTLLPANGLLNFSQKQYFDILESLGQSVHIVDLRDRIVYWNKGAEKLYCHSASEALGHSNVKLLTDVQYYDDAIEIISNNNAGQKYTGTFPVKNKLGKRFVVIVTNSPFYDDFGNLVGVVSCSVDSKPFHREAQCQSSEFYPSPSSSQPTSGLANKSDVDSHLPLQAGIASKISNLASRMTNKIRSKMKTGDNALVNESRRRDGQYFNQSLSETVLSDHRKDPTFSEAGSSRGDIPPSPLGVSFEDTPRENFSTSGGEGEGEGKIGILKDISSRAEAWISKKSMSWQWLDHEREPDFDQKNCSGNYEKTETQVAENDPFGNEASTSMSSFSHANSTSTVSSSISTSSSPLYKFDTETDSLHFEIMWEDLAIGAQIGHGSCGTVYRGLWCGSDVAIKEFFKFEYSDDLLHSFRQEVLLMKRLRHPNVLLFMGAVTSPQHLCIVMEYLPCGSLFQLLRCNTARLNWRRRALMAVDIAQGMNYLHRCNPPVIHRDLKSSNLLVDKNWNVKVGDFGLSRLKHATYLTTKTGKGTVCCVTFPEMLSGGSIGS